Proteins encoded by one window of Anaerobranca californiensis DSM 14826:
- a CDS encoding DUF1659 domain-containing protein: MIENSRLVLVLERDVDDEGNSIKINRTFNRVKTDASNEGLKEVAEALASLQIYPLLDVMRIDQIKLV; encoded by the coding sequence ATGATTGAAAACTCAAGGCTAGTGTTGGTGTTAGAAAGGGATGTCGATGATGAAGGAAACAGTATTAAAATTAACCGTACCTTTAACAGAGTTAAAACAGACGCCAGTAATGAAGGACTCAAAGAAGTGGCAGAAGCTTTAGCTTCATTACAAATTTATCCTCTTTTAGATGTAATGAGGATAGATCAAATTAAGTTGGTTTAA
- a CDS encoding sensor domain-containing diguanylate cyclase gives MEKAKILKVAVAGLGVILLLLGSVASKGLFIEDNFLLILLFLVLSSLLERMTIPLAKGHLSLAFAFILCAFYVFQDFFLPVMIVSFGIFLSQLVFHKRKIIDALFNVGIVSTSTIIGGYVFRFTGGSWQVFDNYSIIPLILMVFTILVINHGILAIFYNLIDKNYTVKILLHDIQWDLLTYLITVPLGIIMAGLYNYQPISIVIIFVPLVTSSYVFRLYKKVARLNEQLHGIYTISTEINASLDIEETLSKVGEHCSQVLELNSLYIFLLEGDKELKAVYSKGDMKDYLEKTNLKIGQGATGYCAQIKQTVLVEDTSKDSRIFNSALDRPYSLLAVPMLRGEKLIGVITGIKYKKKVFNKTEVLLLEILANQAAVALANAKTFKDMENKAILDDLTKVYNYRYFQQRIQQEVEKAAAEGSKVSLMVIDLDDFKRINDTYGHTVGNKVLIDLAAIFRKYIRKYDVLFRYGGDEFVILFPDTDKGTAEKVAKRILNEVVNTPLKIEEGIEEFLSFSAGIAEYPTDAEDHLDLMRKADRTMYVGSKETGKNKVSVYNKKD, from the coding sequence ATGGAAAAAGCAAAAATTTTAAAAGTAGCGGTGGCTGGTTTAGGAGTTATTTTACTCCTTTTAGGTAGTGTAGCTAGTAAAGGGCTATTTATTGAGGATAATTTCCTTCTTATCCTTTTATTTTTGGTATTGTCTTCTTTATTAGAAAGGATGACAATACCATTAGCTAAAGGACATTTATCTTTAGCCTTTGCCTTTATCCTCTGTGCTTTTTATGTCTTTCAAGACTTTTTTTTACCAGTTATGATTGTTTCCTTTGGTATATTTTTATCTCAACTTGTTTTCCATAAGCGAAAAATAATTGATGCTTTATTTAATGTGGGAATTGTTTCTACATCTACTATAATTGGAGGCTATGTTTTTAGGTTTACAGGAGGAAGTTGGCAAGTTTTTGATAATTATTCTATTATTCCTTTAATTTTAATGGTATTCACTATTTTAGTTATTAACCACGGAATTTTAGCGATATTCTATAATTTGATAGATAAAAATTATACTGTTAAAATTTTGCTCCATGATATCCAATGGGATTTGCTTACATATCTAATTACAGTACCATTAGGTATTATCATGGCAGGACTATACAATTACCAACCTATTTCAATTGTCATTATCTTTGTTCCTTTAGTTACTTCCTCTTATGTTTTCCGGCTTTATAAAAAAGTTGCCAGATTAAATGAACAACTTCATGGTATTTATACTATATCTACAGAAATCAATGCCAGTTTAGATATAGAGGAAACTTTATCAAAGGTTGGAGAACACTGTAGTCAGGTCCTAGAACTAAACTCCCTCTACATCTTTTTGCTAGAAGGGGATAAAGAACTTAAAGCAGTGTATTCTAAAGGGGATATGAAAGACTATTTAGAGAAGACTAATTTAAAAATTGGTCAAGGTGCTACCGGTTATTGTGCCCAAATTAAACAAACGGTATTGGTGGAGGATACATCGAAAGATTCTAGGATATTTAATAGTGCTTTAGATCGGCCTTATTCCTTGTTAGCCGTTCCTATGCTCAGAGGGGAAAAATTAATTGGAGTTATCACGGGAATTAAATACAAGAAAAAGGTATTCAATAAAACAGAAGTACTCCTTTTAGAAATATTAGCAAATCAGGCAGCAGTTGCCTTAGCTAATGCTAAAACCTTTAAAGATATGGAAAATAAAGCCATTTTAGATGATTTAACTAAAGTATATAATTACCGCTATTTCCAACAGCGAATTCAACAAGAAGTAGAAAAGGCTGCAGCAGAAGGGTCAAAGGTCAGTTTAATGGTCATAGATTTAGATGATTTTAAAAGGATTAACGATACTTACGGTCATACAGTGGGTAATAAAGTTTTAATTGATTTAGCAGCTATTTTTAGAAAATATATTAGAAAATATGATGTCCTTTTTAGGTATGGGGGAGATGAGTTTGTAATACTTTTCCCTGATACCGATAAAGGTACCGCTGAAAAGGTAGCTAAAAGGATCTTAAATGAAGTGGTCAATACCCCACTAAAAATCGAAGAAGGGATTGAAGAATTTTTAAGTTTTAGTGCAGGAATTGCCGAATATCCTACCGATGCCGAAGATCACTTAGACTTAATGAGAAAAGCTGACCGGACGATGTATGTTGGATCAAAAGAAACAGGTAAAAATAAAGTGTCAGTTTATAATAAAAAAGATTAA
- a CDS encoding glycosyltransferase family 2 protein — MRDSILLMLVIIGLFSLLKWSFNLINGKKLTKPKTSMVLMVYNWEENLERIIRYIASLCYFDENSLCPVDVIIFDLASTDQTLNIAKKLARQYYFVKVIGDLKNSTLESLLKSCGGDIIILLDTNKLTLSEVEKSIKFYFSDIGTSPKVLKEI; from the coding sequence ATGAGAGACAGTATTCTATTGATGTTAGTTATAATTGGATTATTCAGTTTGTTAAAATGGAGTTTTAATTTAATAAATGGGAAAAAATTGACTAAACCCAAAACCTCAATGGTCCTTATGGTCTATAATTGGGAAGAAAATTTAGAAAGGATAATTAGATATATTGCTTCACTATGTTATTTTGATGAAAACTCCCTTTGTCCTGTAGATGTGATAATCTTCGACCTTGCCTCTACTGATCAAACCCTAAATATCGCTAAAAAACTAGCAAGGCAATATTATTTTGTAAAAGTCATAGGTGATCTAAAAAATTCCACTTTAGAATCTCTCCTAAAAAGCTGTGGTGGAGATATCATCATCCTCTTGGATACTAATAAATTAACGTTATCAGAGGTAGAGAAATCTATTAAATTTTATTTTTCTGACATAGGAACTAGTCCTAAAGTACTAAAGGAAATTTAA
- a CDS encoding response regulator — protein sequence MEKIKIVVVEDHKLLRQGIIKILDFERDFEVVGQGENGEEGCRLVERYRPHIVLMDINMPKMNGIEATKWIKTHYPATKVIMLTIHDGDEYILEAIKFGAEGYMLKDLEGEKIIEGIRNVYTGDAFIHPTLTIKLFKELQKIKNLTGNGQVIVENVYDLTDRELVVYKLMAEGKSNKEIGDQLNISEKTVKNHVSRVFKKLGVYDRTQAVVKGIKEGFVKL from the coding sequence ATGGAGAAGATAAAAATTGTAGTAGTAGAAGATCATAAGCTTTTACGGCAGGGTATTATTAAAATTTTAGATTTTGAACGGGATTTTGAAGTGGTAGGTCAAGGGGAAAATGGAGAAGAAGGCTGTAGATTGGTAGAAAGATACCGCCCCCATATTGTGTTAATGGATATAAACATGCCTAAAATGAATGGAATAGAAGCGACAAAGTGGATTAAAACCCATTATCCAGCTACAAAGGTAATCATGTTGACTATCCATGATGGTGATGAATACATATTAGAAGCAATTAAATTTGGAGCAGAAGGATATATGTTAAAGGATTTAGAAGGGGAAAAAATTATTGAAGGGATAAGAAATGTCTATACAGGAGACGCCTTTATACATCCTACTTTAACGATAAAATTATTTAAAGAACTGCAAAAAATTAAAAACTTAACGGGAAATGGTCAAGTTATAGTGGAAAATGTCTATGATTTAACGGATAGAGAATTAGTAGTTTATAAGTTAATGGCAGAAGGAAAAAGCAATAAAGAAATCGGAGACCAGCTAAATATCAGTGAAAAGACAGTAAAAAATCATGTCAGTAGAGTATTTAAAAAGCTTGGGGTTTATGATCGGACTCAAGCGGTGGTAAAGGGAATTAAAGAAGGTTTTGTAAAGCTATAA
- a CDS encoding sensor histidine kinase yields the protein MGNFDVKLLDNVTEKIIESIEKGKEAIFDISESARLEMNKVKGNLAEIQVETKRIVELVDQTEIKEKKARIRLMEVSKNFNIYDQRAIQEAYEYAHQLKLDLILYRQKERDLLEKRNELQIRLRSLEKMVEKAEHLINHVSVALDYLLVNIKNMSQQAAEYKQQKNIGYKIIQAQETERKRLAREIHDGPAQSLADIILNTEIAEKMLSFDPQKAKEEILQIKGKIKDTLGEIRRIIHQLRPMVLDDLGLIPTLKRYCEDFSEKNNIRVEFILLGKEQRFDGEIEVTIFRIVQEALQNIFKHSKASLAMVKVEIKHGNIKIIIKDNGVGFELREDLTDPSFECYGIIGIKERVSLLNGKFDIKTGLGQGTMIIVEIPYIKEEGK from the coding sequence TTGGGGAACTTTGATGTTAAATTGTTAGATAATGTCACTGAAAAAATAATTGAAAGTATTGAAAAGGGCAAAGAAGCAATTTTTGATATTTCCGAATCTGCAAGATTGGAAATGAATAAAGTCAAAGGAAATTTAGCGGAAATTCAGGTGGAAACAAAAAGGATAGTAGAATTAGTTGACCAGACAGAAATTAAAGAAAAAAAGGCAAGGATTAGATTGATGGAAGTCAGTAAAAATTTCAATATTTATGATCAAAGGGCTATTCAAGAAGCTTATGAATATGCCCATCAACTAAAACTAGATCTAATTTTGTATCGGCAAAAAGAAAGAGATTTATTAGAAAAAAGGAATGAATTACAAATCCGTTTGCGAAGTTTAGAAAAAATGGTGGAAAAGGCAGAACACTTAATAAACCATGTTTCCGTCGCTTTAGATTATTTATTAGTAAATATCAAAAATATGTCTCAACAGGCCGCTGAATATAAACAGCAAAAGAATATTGGCTATAAAATCATTCAAGCCCAAGAAACGGAGAGGAAGAGATTGGCCAGGGAGATCCACGACGGCCCCGCTCAAAGTTTAGCAGATATTATCTTAAATACAGAAATTGCAGAAAAAATGTTAAGTTTTGACCCACAAAAAGCTAAAGAAGAAATATTGCAGATTAAAGGTAAAATTAAAGATACATTAGGGGAAATTCGCCGGATAATTCACCAATTGCGGCCTATGGTATTAGATGATTTAGGCCTCATACCTACATTAAAAAGATATTGTGAAGATTTTAGTGAAAAGAATAATATAAGGGTAGAATTTATTTTATTGGGCAAAGAACAAAGATTTGATGGTGAGATAGAAGTAACTATTTTCCGGATAGTTCAAGAAGCTTTGCAAAACATCTTTAAACACAGTAAAGCTTCTTTAGCTATGGTTAAAGTAGAAATTAAACATGGAAATATAAAAATTATCATAAAAGACAATGGAGTTGGCTTTGAATTAAGGGAGGATTTAACAGATCCATCCTTTGAATGTTATGGAATTATCGGTATTAAAGAAAGGGTTAGTCTTTTAAATGGAAAGTTTGATATAAAAACGGGATTAGGACAAGGGACTATGATTATAGTGGAAATCCCTTATATAAAAGAGGAGGGGAAATAA